The Polyangiaceae bacterium genome includes the window TTGCGGAGTCGCGCGGTCGCGACCAGACGTCGAGTCGTGGTTCGCGATGCGACACGATCACGACAGTTTCGAGGGAGGGGATCTGCTGGTAGTGCTCCAGCTTCTCTCCGCGGTCGTAGTCCTCCGTGCTGTCACTCGTTACTTCGACGAGCACACGTGGATTCAGGACGCGCAATCGCACGGCGCCGGCACCCGACGATCGTCGTCTCAGGCGTGCACGTTGATGCCCAACGTGCGGCGTAGCTGGATGTGTTCTTCCGAGAGCGCGCGGCGATACAGATCTTTGACCTGAAGCTCGAGCAAGATATCGGGAAGCGGGAAGCGCGTGGCGACGTCGACGGCGCGCCGCACGTCTCCGCACAGGAGTAGGCCCATGCGACCGCCCAGCAACGCCGTGCTCTCGAGCCACTCCGAGAGGCGGGCGCGCGCACCTCTCGTCTGTACCCCCTGCGACACCTCCGCCAGTCTGTCCAAGTCTTCGTGGGAAAGCCGCGGGCCCAGCAAGTCCGCGAACAAACGAGGAGGACCGTCCAGATCTTCCAGACCCGGCGCTTTCGCCAGCAGCAGAGCAGCGACCACCACCTTGGCCAATCGCTGGGGCGACGGACACGCCGCGAGGAAGGCGTTCTCACCTTGGGCACCAGCCAGGGCGCGGGCCCAAAGGAAGGCGAGCTCCGCCAGCTCCAGCCCGCTGCCCAGGCTACGGTCGGCGATGGCCACGTGGGTTTCGCGCGCCAGCACCACCGCACCTTGGGGAAGGCCCTCCACGACGTAGAGCGGTGGAGCCGGGATGGCCAGAAGCTTGCAGGTCCAGGCGAGGCTCCGCGCAATGGTCGTCGTGCTGCCTTCGGCCTGCCGTGCACCTCGCGCGTGGTCCACCAGGGCGCCCTCACGCTCGAGTTCTTCGAAGGCGAGGGGCAGCGCCGCCGCTGCGCACACCCGTAGAATCGCGCTCAACTGGGCATCGCGTTCCGGCGCAAAGAGGGACGCTTCCACCGCACCCAAAGTCGTGCGCGCCGCGATCAAACCGTCCGGGCGATGCGCATCGGCGTTCAGGGATTCGTTGATGTCGGCCTCGCCCAAGTGGTCCAGGATGCACTCGGCGTTCCACGCGCTGTCGTCGTCACGCACTTTCTCGAACGCCCACAGCGCGCGCCGCACGACGTCGGCGTCGTCGGGCCGGCATTGCGCGGCACGACGTAGCACCGACGCGGCCTCGTCGTGCTTTTGTTCCGCCTGGTACAGCTCGCTGATCCACAACAGAAGCTCGACATCGTCCGCCTTGAAGTCCGCGGCGCGCAGGAAGCAGCGCAGCGCTTGTTGCAGATCGTCGCGGACATCGCGATGCAGCAGTCCCAACTTCTTGCTCAGATCCCAGCGCAGCTCGTCGTCCTGGGTTCCCAGCAGCACCAATTCGTAGAGCCCAGTCAGCTCGTCGTAGCGTCGCGAGGTGCCGAGCACCTTGGCGGCGAGTTCCAGGGCCTCGAGGGTTTCCGCGTGGGCCTGCAGGGCTTCGCGGCAGAGTTCGACCACCTCTTTGCCGCCAGATAGCTCGGCCTCGGCAATGCGCGCCGCCTGCACCAAGACGTCGGCGCGTGCACGTCCCTCCAGGCGCTCTGCAAGTCGCCGACGAGCTGCCACGCGATCGCTGGCGCGCCCGATGGAGTCATGGGCCTCCACCATCAGCTCCAGGGGGGCGCGGCCCGTGGTCTCCTTCGCCCATTGCTCCAGAGCGGTCAGTGACTTCTTCGGCTGGCCCGCCACCAGCCACGCACGCGCAATGGCTTCCAGCTGCGCGGTGCGCTCGCTCTCGTCCGTCAGGGCGTCCAGACGCCGGCGGCGCATGGCCTCCAAGCGCTCGAAGTCCCGTTGCTCGGCGAGCACGTCACATGCTCCGTCCAAAGCATCGGAGTGCATCGGGTCCAACTCCAGGGCCTTGTCGAAATTGTGCGCCGCCTCAGCGGCACTACCCAGGGAGCGCTTGCAGCGTCCGATGCGAAAGTAAACGTCGGCGCGCGCGGGATCGCGAGCGCCCAACTTCAGGAGTCGCTTCTTGTAGTCGGCGATGGCCTCGGCGTAGTTGCCCGCTTCGTAGTTGGCATCACCGCTGCGCAGTGACTCGGGCATCGCTTCTCCCGAAGACGGCGGCGGGGGGATGCTCGCGAGATCGTTGACGATGACGTTGGGGGGGACCAGCAGCGGAAACGGACGCTCAGCGGCGGCGAATCCCACGGCGGAGAGGTCATCGAAACCGTCGACCTTGCGCATGCGTTCGTAGATCGAAGCGGTCGCCAGCGTGCGTGTTTCTACGGCTTCCTTGCTCTCACTGATGGCGCGGGTCAGACAGTGCAGCAGCGGCGCATCTGGCAGCGCGCGTTCCGACTCTCGCGCCGAGACACCGACCAGCAACGTGATGTCGATGTCCTGCAGTGCCGTCTTCGCCGCAGCGACGATCTCCGCCGCCAGGAACGGATCGTCTGGACCCTCGTGGTGCAGGTCGAGCACCAGAGCGAAGGCCATCTGGCTGTGCGCCAAGGACTCCCCGAGGCCGCGGAGCGACGTGTCGTAGTCGAGCACACTCAGCGCGAGGTCGTCCTTCTCGATGCGCGCGTCACCGGTGAAGACGAACAACGCGTGTCCGGGTTGCTGGCGCCGACGCAAAGCGCGGTCCAACCCCTCCAGGATTCCGTCCTCGGGCTCCAACACGCGTGTGGTGAAGCGAAGGTGCGCGTCCGCGAGTAGCTCCACGAAATCCTGCCTCGCGGACGCCGTGTCCGTGTCTGCAGCGCTATTGCCGACTAGATATGCGATTCGCATGGCGAGGGCGGCCTGAAAGCCGAAGTCAGTCTTCCTCGTAGCCCCACTCGGGATCCAGGCCGGCCAGTGCGGCGAAGGAAGTGGGATGGAACGGCGGTCGCGGTGTGATTCCCTGAGCAACCTCGCCGCCGCGTTCCTTCACCAGCCGCGCGCAGAGGGCCAAGCAGCCCTTGCCCTGGCACCAGCCGGTTCCAAAGCCAGTGTAGCGCTTGATCGACTCGATATCCCGATGCCCGAGAGACATCGCGTGTTCGAGCTCGCTCAACGTCACGTCTTCGCAGCGGCAGACGAGGGACTTCATGCCGGGCCGGCGAGTCTACTCTTCTGGCCGTCGTCCCGCATCCCCCGAGTTGCGCAATCGCTGCGCTGAGGCTGGAGTTCTGCTATGGTTCCGCACGCCGCGTCCTCCTTCGCGAGGATTCTGAAGCATCTCCCTCCTTCAAGGGTTCCGAAGCTCGAACGCGCTTCGCCATACCCAAAGGGGGTTCCGAAGCATCTCCCGGGAACGAACCATGAGACGGCTCGCGCTTTCACCCCTCGCCGCTTTGCTGCTCTTCGCGTGTGGTAGCTCGGATGAGGGCGGGTTGTTCGGTTCCAGCTCACAAGGAACGGGCGCCACGACCAGCGGTGGATCGACGAGCAGTGGCGGACTCGCTTCTGGTGGGGTGTCCAGCGGCGGAGTCCCGAGTGGCGGCAACAGCGGCACTGGCGGCGTCGGTGGTGGTGCGGCGGGCGGTGTCGGCGGTCAAAGCGGGGATGCGGGCATGGGCGGCGTCAGCACGGGCGGCGTCGGTGGCACTAGCACGGGTGGCTCCATCGGTTCTGGCGGGAATCCCGCCGCCGGAACGGTCTCGTGCTTCGGCGTCAACGACTGCGCGCGTCCCAACAATTTTTGCTGTGTGTTCCTGAGCACCACGGCACTTCCCACCCCGAGCTGCCAGGCCAACGCCGCTCCGTGTTTTCCTGGGACAGACGTGTATTGTGACGGGCCCGAGGACTGCAACAACGGCAACATCTGTTGCGGTCGGCTGGTGGATGGAGGGGCGCTGGGTCAACAATACAACGACATCCAGTGTCGAGCCTCGAGCGAGTGCGTGTACTCGCAAGGCTACCGGGTGATCTGCGGCAGTGGCTCCTGCCCTGGCGGCCTGAAGTGCAAGCCCAGCTCGCTGCTACCCAAGATCAACGTCTGCTCGCCGAACTAGGGCAACGGCTGCATCGAGACGACGGCCGCGCCGGTCCTTCGGGAGGCTTTGAGACCCGCCCCTAGTTGCCGTCGCCGCAGAGCCCTGCCAGCGGCCCGATGGGACGCCCCGAGCGGAACTCGATGTCACAAGCCAACGGGTCCTTCAGCGACTCCGCAAAGCTCACGGCGATCGGTTCGTTCCAACGCCGTGGGCCATCGATGCGCGCGCGAATCACGCCCTTGGTGTCGATGAACCACGTCTCCGGGTACAGCTTGGTGCCGTAGGTCTCTCGTACGACGGAAGCCTCGGGATCCATCAGCACCCAAAAAGGCGGTTCCGCCGTGCCCAGCACGGAGCTGAGGGTGGTGCGCGCGTCGTCGGCACTCTCGTCGGTGCATAGGGTCACCAGCTCGATGTCCTTGCGCGTCTTGAGCATGCGCGCGAGCTCCGCCAAGGACGGTAGCTCCTCGAGACAAGGGCCGCAGGTCTTCGTCCAAAAATTGAGGATGACGACCTTTCCCTGAAACGACGACAGGCTCACCTTCTCTCCGGTCAGAGTCGGGAGCTCGAAATCCGGCGCCTTGCGGTTGCGCGCCGCGTAGTTCGGGCTGATGGCACAGAGCGGGGTGCACACGCGCCGGCCCTCCGCGTCCCGGGCAGTTCTTGCAAAGGAGTAGACCGCGAGGGCTGCGATGGCCACGACCACGAGCTGTGCGACTTGCGCCGGTTTCACGGTCGGCTAGATAGCCCAGGCCTCTGGACGCGGCAAACCTCAAAAGACCATTCTTCCGCAGCTTGCCTGGGAAAATGCGGGTACATTCCTGAAGGTGCTGGGGCTGGGACCGAGAGACGTCAGCGAACTCAGTCCAGTAGCGCAGTCTCTCTTCGAGTGCGCGGACTGGGCGAGCATGGGGGTACTGGTCAGTGTCCAGCGACCCGCGGGGCACCAAGTACGACTCGTCAACCGCGCGCTGCTCAAGATGCTCGATTGCTCGGAGCTGGAGGTCGTCGGTAGGCCGCTCACCTCGGTGTTTGCGGAAGCGTCGATGGACGCGATCGGAGCCTGGACCAAAGCGCGCGCCCAGAGGCAGGGCGTACCCCAGCTGATGGTGCGGCTCGTGGACGAGAACCAGTCGGTGCGCGTCAGTGCGAGCGCCTTCGACCTGGCGGGTCAGCCCGCCCTGCTGTGGTTGGTGCGAGGTGGCCGGGACGCCACGCGGGTCGCGTTGGAACAATCCGAGCGCAGCTTCCGCGAGATCATCGAATCGGCTCCGGATGCCATCGGCGTGGGCACGCGTGTGGGAATTGCCTACGCCAATCCCGCCATGTGCGCCATGTTGGGGCATGCGTCCCCCCGCGCGCTGCTCTCCACTCCCTTCGCGGATCACGTGCACCCCGAGGACGTGGACGTGGCCAAGGCACGAATGGCGAAGGTGTTCATGGGCGAGACCTTCGGTGAGCCCTTTGCGGTTCGCGTCCGTCGCGGCGACGGCTCCCTAGCAGAGGTGGAGTTCCTGGGCATGCACATCTCCTGGGATGGCGAACCTGCCGCCTTGGTCATCGGGCGAGACTTGGGTGAACGACGTGCGCTGCAAGCGCAGCTGATCCGAGACGACCGCTTCTCGGCGGTTGGAACCCTGGCGGCGGGTGTCGCCCACGAGATCAACAACCCCCTCTCCTACACGTTGTTGAATCTCGAGTTCTTGAGCAAGGAAATCGCCAAGGGGCCTCCGCCGGCGTCCGCCCTGCCGCGGCTGATCGAACGTATCGACGAGGCTCGCCACGGCGTCGACCGCGTGCGCAGCATCGTGGAGGACTTGGAGGCGTTTTCCGGGCGCGCGGAGACTCAGGTGCTCCAGCCCGTGCCCTTGATGCAGGTCTTGGCCTCGGCGCTGCGGGTGGCGAGCCACGAGTTGCAGGGCAGAGCCACCATGGTGGACGAGGTCGGACTCGAAACCTGGGTGATGGCCGACGCGGGCCGACTCGAACAGGTGTTCGTCAACCTGCTGGTGAACGCGGCTCAGGCCTTGGTTCCCGACGAGGATCGCCCCGGCGCGATCTGCGTGACAGTGCACATCGTCGACGACGTGGAAGTGAGAGTAGACATTGCAGACAACGGCGTGGGCATCGCGCAAGAGCACTTGGACAAGGTATTCGACCCCTTCTTCACCACCAAGCCAGTGGGAGTGGGCACCGGACTCGGCTTGCCCATTTGCCACAGCATCGTGACGTCCATCGGCGGCAACGTGAGTGTCCGCAGCGCTTCCGGTGAAGGCACGGTCTTCTCCGTGACGCTACCCGTGACGCAACCGCCCGCCGTCAGCCCCTCCGCAGCGCCCTCCTCGCGCCGCACAGCGGCATCGCGCGCGCGCATCATCGTCATCGACGACGAGCGTCCGGTTGCCGCCATGTTGGAACGGCTACTGGCGCCGGCCCATGACGTGGAAGTGTTCACCTCTGGTGCGGAGGCTCACGCGCGACTGATGCAGCCCCCCGCCGTCGATCTGGTGCTCTGTGACTTGCTGATGCCTGGCATGACCGGCATGGACCTGTATCGTGCCTTGGAGCGCGAGCAGCCAGGCATGGAGAAGAAGATCATCTTCATGACGGGCGGCGCGTTCACGACGCGCGCCGCCGAATTCTTGCGCTCGATCGACAACGTCCACGTCCAGAAGCCCTTTGACGTCGAAAAGGTCCTCGATTTGGTGGCCAAGGCGGCCACCTCCTCGGGATCCTGAGCGCCAGAAATCGCGGGCCGCCCGACGATTCGGACCCAAGCCGGCCGACCCCTTCGGGTTCCGAGCAGCTGGAGGTGCGAGCTTGGCAACGATCGACACGGGAAGTGGTCACGCAAAACGCAGCGTCAACAGTGAGCTGCCCTTGGTTCCATTCATCGATTTTCTGCTCTGTTTGGTGGCTTTCCTGCTGGTCACGGCCGTGTGGTCGCAGATGGCGCGACTCGAATCCACCGCTGAGGTTCCTGGTGAGGTATCCACCCCAACCGAGCCACTCAAGCGCCTACATGTGCGCATGAAGAACGACAGCTTCGAGTTGGTCTGGAAGCAGGGCGAGACGGTGTTGGCCACGTCGCAAGTTCCGCGGCGCGCTGAAAAGCGCGCGGACGGGTCGGTCCGCTATCCGGAACTGGCAGAACGGCTCGCGGCCGAGTGGAACGCTCACGGGGACCACCGCGCCACGAGCGACCGCAAGCAGGACCTCGCCGTACTCCATGCCACGAATGCGGAACCCTTCGGCGAGCTGGCTGCAGTCATGGACGCCGTGCATTCGCCAACCCGTGCCCTCGGCTCGGAAAGCGTGGCCGCCTTCAACGTCAGCTTCGCGGCGAACTAGTGCAGTGTCTCAGCAACTGCAGTCTCACGCTTGGAACCAAGTCGCCGCGTGGACCTAGCTAGGCGCCGTGTTCCAGAAGGAAGGGAAGCACGGCGCTCAAGAAGGCTTGCGGCCGGTCGATGTGCGCGAAGTGCGACCCTTCTTCCAGCCAGATCAGATTGGCGCCGGGGAGCAGCGCGGCTAGTTCCTTTCCAATGCGGGGTGGCACCATCGGATCCCGACGCGCATAGATCAGCTGCAGCGGAACCCCAAAGCCGCGTCCCGCGTCGCGGCGCACTTCCAGTTCATCGACGAACTCCCGCATTCCCGACGGGCTCATGGTGTGTGCCAGGTGTCGGTGGAAGGCACGCCGACCCGCTTCGCTTCGCAGGGGCTCGGCGTAAACGCGAGCTTCCTCCCGAGACTTGAGAGACTCGTCGAAGTAGTGAACGTTGCGGTGCACGAAGCGCTCGGGGTTTCGTTGCACCAAAGCCGACAGCAGGCGCAGGCTACCGGGGATGCCGAGTACGCCGTGCAAGGCGTGTAGTCGCAGCTCGGGCACCCCCGGCGAGTGCTCGTTCACCAGGCAACGAAAGGCGTCGGGGTGCGCCAGCGCCGCTCTCATGCACACGTAGCCGCCCATGCTATTCCCGATGCAGGCCGCACCCAGGATGCCGAGACTTCGGCAAAGCTCGTAGATCCACTCGGCCATGTGGCGCGCGGAGTAGTCGACGTCGGGCTTCTCGGATGCGCCCGCGCCTGGCAGGTCCGGTGCCACGACGCGGAAATGCTCGGCAAGGGGTTCGAACACGTAGCGAAAGGAGTACGCCGTGGTCATCAGGCCGTGGACGAGGAGCAAGGGTGGGCCACTCCCGAGCTCGTGGATGCGAACGTCGTGATCGCCGAAGTGAGCGGACTTCAGTCGGTGGTCGTAGCGGCGCGTGCGAGCGAAGCCGTGGGGTAGTCGCGGACGATCGGGAAGCTGGTCGAAGGGAACTGCCTCGAAGGGGCGCAGCATCCGTCGAGTGTTCAGGAGCGCGCCCGCGCCCGCAAGGCTCGCTTTTACCGGCGGATCGTGGCACGACCCGAGGAGGCTTGGGGATGAAGACGGTCTATTCCTTCGAACTGCGTGTGGTGACCTGCCACGATTGTGGTGCGCCGGTCTCGGTCGGCACAGCGGGAGGGCGCCATGCCTGCCAACACTGTGGAGCAGCGCAGCAGGTCGAATCGTCCTCCCGAGCCATTCCCCGTGCGGAGACCCTACCCGAGGTCGAGCGACTGGCCCTGCTGCGCAGCCAGGACCGCGGTCATGTCGGCGTACCGCAGCATTTGGAGCACCTCTTCGCCGGGCTGAAGCTCTTGCCCTGGAAGGTCGTCGAGGCACTGGGGCACTGGAAACGCCTCAAAGACGACGACGCAGCACGCTCGCAGTACCAAGGCGCTCGGGCACTGCAGCGTCTCACCGTCGCCCTCGCGGATCACTTCCAAGCAGAGGGAGATCTGATGCGTGCGCGCAGTCTGCTCGAGACGGCCCTGGACGCGACCACACACGCAGGCTTCCGCCAGATGTTGTGCGCTGCGCTGTCGCGCAGTGCTTGCCATGCAGGTGACATCGAAGCTGCGGAGTCATGGCTCCTGGCCTGCGATCCGACCCCCCGGGAGCTGGACGCGGATACGGCTCATCGCTTCGCCCGTGCCACCCTGGATACGCGCTTGGGTCGCTTCCAAGCAGTGGTCCAGGTCCTGGGCGTGAGCGCAGAAGCGGTTCCCATCCACGACGAGCACGAAGCACCCTGTACCGCGCTGCGCGCCAACGCTCTCGAGCGCCTTGGAAACGTCGAGGCGGCGCGAGCAGCGGTGGACGGATTCATGCAGCGGGGTGCGGCCTTCGAGCGCTACCTGTTCGCCGAGTACACGGACTCAGCGCCTGAACCGCTGTGTCCCCAAAGCGGCAAGTGGGCCGAGCAGCAACAGGCTGCCCGAGGCATGCGTCGAGCCGGTTTGACCGCTGGACGCGGCGGCGTGGCGCTCACGATCGGCCTGGTGTTCGCAGGTATTGGTTTGTTGGTGGGAATCATCTTCGCCGTCCTGGACATGTATGGCGCGGCGCTATTGGCGACGGGAAGTGGCGGCTTCTTCGTTGCCGTGTTTGGCGTGATTGCTGCGGTAGATTTGCAGAAATCCGCAGTGGCGCGGCGGCTGCGTCGCACTGGTGTGCCTGCTCCCGCCAAGGTCGTTCACGCGCGGGGCACGGGAGTGCACACCATGGGAGTGCCGCAGTTGCTCTATCGTGTACTAGTGTTGCCGCCTTCGGGCAGCCCCTTTCTTGCTCACAGCATGCTGCACGCGGACGGCGAGACGCGACAGCGCTTGCTGCCAGGGGCGTTGGTGATGGTGCGCATGGACCCGGCGAAGCGCGGCCAAGTCCTGTTGGAGCTGGACTGAGATGCAAGCACCCGTCTCCGGTGTCAGTGCTTTCGGACGCGGGCAACGCTTCTTGCTCTGCGATCACTGCGGAGCGCCGGTTGAACTCCAGCACGGTGCGCCAACGACCCAATGCACCTACTGCCGCGCCACGCTGGAAGTACGCATGCTGCCGGAAGCAGCGGAAGCACTCATCAGCAAGACCGAGGGCGAGCGCATTGCCATCCTCGCCGCGCAAGATCGTCGCTACTTGCCTCCCGGGCAGCTGGTCCATCTCTTCATCGGCGAACGCATCGCGCCCAGCAACCAGAATGAAGCGCAGGCTCGCTGGCAGCAGCTGCGCCGACAGCTGCGCGGGGCTTCGGAGCCGGCCGCCGCCGAACAGTTCGTCACCCTGACGCTGGGACTGGCGGAGTCTGCTTTCGAGCGAGGTGACTTCCTCGTGCAGCGAGCATTCCTCGACAGCGCATTGGCGGTGGCCTCCACGCCGCGGCTTCGTCAGCTGCTGCATGCGTCCTTGGCACGTGGCGCGGCGCGCTTTGGCACGACTGGGGACGCTCACGCGTGGCTCTCGAGCTGCAACCCCAGGTCCGAGGACTTGCTGGCAGACACGGCCTACCGCTTTGCTCGAGCACACGTAGCCACCTCTGAAGGCGACCTGCGTGGCGTCGTCGCCACGCTGGGGGTGATGGACTTCCCTGCAAGCGACGCCTACGCCGCGGAGTGTGCTCTGTTGTGCGCCAACGCCTGGGAGCGAATGGACCAGCAGGCCGTCGCAGTCGATGCTCTGCTCGCCGCCAAACAGAGCCTTGGTCCCCTGTCGCGGGGACGCATGCGCCGGTTCATCCGCGCCAACCCGCAATGGGCGTTGTGCCCCAAGAGCCTGCGCGAATCCGAGCAACGGCTCTCGGATCTGGAAGAGACTCCCATCGAAGCGGAGGGATTGGTGGGGCTACTCCTGCTCGTGCTGTCACTCTACCTGCTGGCGTGGGGCGCGAGTGGCCTGATCATCCCCGCACTGTTCGTTGCGCTTGGTGTGCCGGACGCCGCAGATGGAATGTTCGTCTTCTCGGTGCTCTTGGGTGGCTTCGCGGGCGCCTTGATGTTGCCCTTTGCCGTCATCGCGCTGATAGCGGGACGGGCAAAAGCGAAGGGTAAGCGCACGGCTCCGGTCTGCGCGGCCTACGTGCTCGAGCGTGAAGAGCTCGGCACCGCATCGGGTCCCGAGAGCATGGACGTGCGCGTGAGGTTGCTGATGCTGCCCGATGACGCCCCCGCCTACCATTCCACCAGTGAGTTCAGCATCCTGCGCGTCATGCGCGGCAACTTCGACCCCGGCAAACTCTTGGTTGCGCGCATGAGCGGTGGTCCCAGCGGCTACGTGCTCCAAGTGCCGCCCTAGGCGCGGGATTCCGTCAGGAATCAAAACCCCTGCAAGGGTGCGCTGGCGTCGCCGGACCGGCGTGCGCAGTGCTATCATCACCGCGTGGCGCGACGATTGCGGCTTTCGTTTCGGGCTACTGCGGCGAGCTTGATCATCGCTGCCTGCTCGGCTCCAAAGTTCGTCGCGGCAGAGGCAGAGGGTGGGGCCGGTAGCGGTGCCAGTGGCGGTGGGGGTGCGAGTGGAAGTGGTGGACTGGATGCGGCAAGCAGCGGTGGAACTGCGGCCTTTGCCGGTGCGGATGCGTCCGGTGATGTGAACGTGGATGCTGCCCCGGACGCGGTGACAGATGCGGCCACTTGCCCTGGGCCGGTCGGTGCAGCCGCATCGAGTTCGTCGATCACTCGCCCGCTATTCGTGGTGGACAGCGTGAGCACGACCGACCTGATCCTGGCCATGCCCAAACCCGATGGGCACTTCGCCTCCGCGTCGGCGAAATTCCAGCTGACCCTTCCGGATCTCGGTGTCGATGACACTCAGCGCCGAGTGTTCCAGGTGTACAACCGCCAGCCGCAGCCGCCGAGCGACGACCCGGGTTGTTTCGTTCTCGTCATGCTGACTGCCCACCAGGTTCAGCTCAGTCTTTGCGGCCACGACAAGCCCAACCCCACCGTAAAGCCAGTGTCTTGGGTTTCCGGCGTCGTCTACAGCTTCGAACTCTCCTATCAAGCGCCTGGGAACGTCGAGTTGGCGGTTTTCAAGGGCGGGACGCTGGAAACGAAGATCACCCGCAGCCCCGGTGTTTCGATCTATGGCATCGGCCAAGGGCTCGCAGTCCGCTTGTTCGGCGCGACGACTGCAACGGGAATGCTGCCCAACACCACCTACTCCAACGTGAGCCTCGACCTGTCGCCGGGACCGCCGTTTTGCAGCGGATACCCGTTTCCCCCCTAGGTCGCCCGCCGCAGCCAGTCGTGTCATGCTCGAAGGCATGCTGCGCTTCCGTCCCATTCTGCTGGCGCTCTCCGTCAGCGCGGCCGTGGCGGCGAAGGGCGATGTTCCGGAGTCCGCGTACGTCGCCAGCACGCTCGCTTCAGGGCGCTGCGACTTTGGCAATTGCCTGGAGTACGGTTGGACGACGCGGGTGGAGGGTGCCGACTGGGCTACACGCTGCGACTTCGGCGACTGCACGGGGTACGGTTGGACGAC containing:
- a CDS encoding biopolymer transporter ExbD — its product is MATIDTGSGHAKRSVNSELPLVPFIDFLLCLVAFLLVTAVWSQMARLESTAEVPGEVSTPTEPLKRLHVRMKNDSFELVWKQGETVLATSQVPRRAEKRADGSVRYPELAERLAAEWNAHGDHRATSDRKQDLAVLHATNAEPFGELAAVMDAVHSPTRALGSESVAAFNVSFAAN
- a CDS encoding Uma2 family endonuclease, translating into MRLRVLNPRVLVEVTSDSTEDYDRGEKLEHYQQIPSLETVVIVSHREPRLDVWSRPRDSATWSRETSIEGQMATLPALGCALDVDAIWAAALEPA
- a CDS encoding ATP-binding protein is translated as MLGLGPRDVSELSPVAQSLFECADWASMGVLVSVQRPAGHQVRLVNRALLKMLDCSELEVVGRPLTSVFAEASMDAIGAWTKARAQRQGVPQLMVRLVDENQSVRVSASAFDLAGQPALLWLVRGGRDATRVALEQSERSFREIIESAPDAIGVGTRVGIAYANPAMCAMLGHASPRALLSTPFADHVHPEDVDVAKARMAKVFMGETFGEPFAVRVRRGDGSLAEVEFLGMHISWDGEPAALVIGRDLGERRALQAQLIRDDRFSAVGTLAAGVAHEINNPLSYTLLNLEFLSKEIAKGPPPASALPRLIERIDEARHGVDRVRSIVEDLEAFSGRAETQVLQPVPLMQVLASALRVASHELQGRATMVDEVGLETWVMADAGRLEQVFVNLLVNAAQALVPDEDRPGAICVTVHIVDDVEVRVDIADNGVGIAQEHLDKVFDPFFTTKPVGVGTGLGLPICHSIVTSIGGNVSVRSASGEGTVFSVTLPVTQPPAVSPSAAPSSRRTAASRARIIVIDDERPVAAMLERLLAPAHDVEVFTSGAEAHARLMQPPAVDLVLCDLLMPGMTGMDLYRALEREQPGMEKKIIFMTGGAFTTRAAEFLRSIDNVHVQKPFDVEKVLDLVAKAATSSGS
- a CDS encoding alpha/beta hydrolase; the protein is MLRPFEAVPFDQLPDRPRLPHGFARTRRYDHRLKSAHFGDHDVRIHELGSGPPLLLVHGLMTTAYSFRYVFEPLAEHFRVVAPDLPGAGASEKPDVDYSARHMAEWIYELCRSLGILGAACIGNSMGGYVCMRAALAHPDAFRCLVNEHSPGVPELRLHALHGVLGIPGSLRLLSALVQRNPERFVHRNVHYFDESLKSREEARVYAEPLRSEAGRRAFHRHLAHTMSPSGMREFVDELEVRRDAGRGFGVPLQLIYARRDPMVPPRIGKELAALLPGANLIWLEEGSHFAHIDRPQAFLSAVLPFLLEHGA
- a CDS encoding TlpA disulfide reductase family protein, giving the protein MKPAQVAQLVVVAIAALAVYSFARTARDAEGRRVCTPLCAISPNYAARNRKAPDFELPTLTGEKVSLSSFQGKVVILNFWTKTCGPCLEELPSLAELARMLKTRKDIELVTLCTDESADDARTTLSSVLGTAEPPFWVLMDPEASVVRETYGTKLYPETWFIDTKGVIRARIDGPRRWNEPIAVSFAESLKDPLACDIEFRSGRPIGPLAGLCGDGN
- a CDS encoding (2Fe-2S)-binding protein translates to MKSLVCRCEDVTLSELEHAMSLGHRDIESIKRYTGFGTGWCQGKGCLALCARLVKERGGEVAQGITPRPPFHPTSFAALAGLDPEWGYEED